CGAGGTTGGTGCCGGACAGGGTCAGGCCGGCCTCGCTGGCCTCGACCTTCAGGGCGGTCAGCAGGGGGTTGCTGCTGCGGCTGGGGATGACGCGTTCCAGAAGGCCCAGGCCTTCGCTGAGGATTTTCTTGGTGACGTGTACGTTCATGCGTGCCTCTCTGTCTGGTCCCTATCTTTTATCTGTCTTTATTCTAAAAAAAGATAGTAGTAGTAGTAATAGGTCCTGTGGAAACTGTGGATAAGTGCCTTCGGGGTCCGCTGGGCGCGCATCTGTGCTGTGGACAAAATTGTGGATAACTGGCACTTTCCTGTGGACAACCTGTGGATAACTTCGGGACTTATCCACAACCTCTCAGGGGGCCGAGTTATCCACAGACTTATCCACAGGAAAACCCCCGGTTATCCACAGCTTTTCCACAGGGTTTTCCACAGCTCGTGAAATGCTGCACAGGTGTTTGGAACGGAAAATGGAACTTATTCTGAGCCAGGAAGAACGAATCCGCCGAATTACGCATCGGAATCCTCGTCGTCCTGACCCTTCATCCGGCGGCGCAGCAGGTCCACCGCCGCCGTCAGTTCACTGTCCTTGCCCATCTGCTCCGAGACCTTGCTGATCGCGTGCATGACCGTCGAGTGATCCCGCCCGAAGAACTGCCCGATCTCCGGCAGGGAATGATCGGTCAGCTCGCGGATCAGGTACTGCGCCACCTGCCGCGCCTGCACCACCTCACGCACGCGCCCGGAACCGCGGATCACGTCGGGCGGCATGTTGAACTGCGCGGCCACCTGCCGCAGCACGTCCATCATCTCCACCTTCACTTCCTGCGGCGCGAACACGTTGCTCAGCGCTTTGGCCGCCACCGCCCGGCTGAAGGGCACGTTGTTCAGGCTGGAGAACGCCACCACCCGCATCAGCGCGCCCTCCAGCTCGCGGATGTTGCTCGTCACCTGCCGCGCGATGAGCTCCAGGACCTCCTGCGGGATGTCGATGCGGTTGTGCTCCGCGTTCATCTTCAGGATCGCCACGCGCGTCTCGTACTCCGGCGACTGGATGTCCGTGATCAGACCCCACTCGAAGCGGCTGCGCAGGCGGCCCTCCAGCGTCTGGATGTCCTTCGGCGGGCGGTCGGAACTCAGGATGATCTGCTTGTGGTTCTCGTACAGCGCGTTGAAGGTGTGGAAGAACTCCTCCTGCGTGCGCTCCTTGCCCGCCAGGAACTGGATATCGTCCACCAGCAGCAGGTCCACGCTGCGGTAGCGGTTGCGGAACTGCGTCATCTTGTCGTCACGGATCGCGTTGATCAGGTCGTTCGTGAACGACTCGGTGGACACGTACTCCACCCGCTTCCCGGGAAACCGCTCGAGCATGTAATGCCCGACCGCGTGCATGAGGTGGGTTTTCCCCAGGCCCACGTCCCCGTAGATGAACAGCGGGTTGTACGCCTTGCCGGGCGACTCCGCGACCGCCAGCGCCGCCGCGTGCGCGAGGTTGTTGTTCGGGCCCACCACGAAGTTCTCGAAGGTGTACTTCGGGTTCAGCACCTTGCGGTTCTCCGTGAAGGTGGGCGCCGGGGCGCGCGGCGCGGGCACGCTGGGCGGCGGGGGCGG
This region of Deinococcus sp. JMULE3 genomic DNA includes:
- the dnaA gene encoding chromosomal replication initiator protein DnaA, translated to MSQEIWSDVLGYVRKNITEVEYHTWFAPVKNLGVQDGSLVLGVRNSFAQEWFRKNYLKLLEDALRSLGAQDPQVSFQVLPAAQDALLLPSDPPPPPSVPAPRAPAPTFTENRKVLNPKYTFENFVVGPNNNLAHAAALAVAESPGKAYNPLFIYGDVGLGKTHLMHAVGHYMLERFPGKRVEYVSTESFTNDLINAIRDDKMTQFRNRYRSVDLLLVDDIQFLAGKERTQEEFFHTFNALYENHKQIILSSDRPPKDIQTLEGRLRSRFEWGLITDIQSPEYETRVAILKMNAEHNRIDIPQEVLELIARQVTSNIRELEGALMRVVAFSSLNNVPFSRAVAAKALSNVFAPQEVKVEMMDVLRQVAAQFNMPPDVIRGSGRVREVVQARQVAQYLIRELTDHSLPEIGQFFGRDHSTVMHAISKVSEQMGKDSELTAAVDLLRRRMKGQDDEDSDA